The following proteins are co-located in the bacterium genome:
- a CDS encoding Crp/Fnr family transcriptional regulator, which yields MRTILAVAQERGIAKRTTVFRQGDRVDSIYVIVHGKVKLVLTGPNGRGIILTFVEPGETFGYLAPMAGTARTYTAQAIEDSRVLGRPAETFEEILRSSPVVARNTLRFTARQLQADWSRLHDYATEPVAHRLARTVLRLARARGHRRAPALAMMQQDLAEFLGTTPPTLSRILGRWEARGLVTAGRERIVVTSPEGLARIAET from the coding sequence GTGCGCACAATTCTCGCGGTGGCACAGGAGCGGGGCATCGCCAAACGGACCACCGTGTTCCGGCAAGGTGACCGGGTGGACAGCATCTACGTGATCGTTCACGGCAAGGTGAAGTTGGTCCTGACCGGGCCGAATGGCCGAGGGATCATCCTTACCTTTGTCGAGCCGGGGGAAACGTTCGGCTATCTTGCCCCGATGGCCGGCACCGCCCGAACCTACACGGCGCAAGCCATCGAGGACAGCCGCGTGCTCGGTCGGCCGGCGGAGACCTTTGAAGAAATCCTCAGGAGCTCTCCCGTCGTGGCGAGGAACACTCTTCGCTTCACCGCCCGACAGCTGCAAGCCGACTGGAGCCGCCTCCATGATTATGCGACGGAGCCAGTCGCCCACCGCCTGGCGCGGACGGTCCTCCGCCTGGCTCGTGCCCGCGGCCACCGCAGAGCGCCCGCTCTCGCCATGATGCAGCAGGATCTGGCCGAGTTCCTCGGAACGACACCGCCGACGCTCAGTCGCATTCTTGGCCGGTGGGAGGCACGCGGCCTCGTGACCGCTGGGCGCGAACGGATCGTCGTTACCTCCCCCGAAGGCCTCGCCAGAATTGCCGAGACCTGA